One Glycine max cultivar Williams 82 chromosome 8, Glycine_max_v4.0, whole genome shotgun sequence genomic window, cataattcagtcaaataagtttaaaaaaaataagtacctCGCGTATAAAagtaaaacaacaaaataaaaaataaaaaagtataaataactaaaattctagaaaattaatttaaaaaatatgaaaataatcaacaataatttcagaatttaaaaaattaaaaatactaaatgcTAATGGAAGCCACAtacatcaaaaaataaaataagaaatgtcATTACTCTCAGGTAAagcttatattttattaagtattaaaaaaataaatatattaaacatgttcaaaataaaatgagaaatagAGTTATTCTTTGTACGAGGGTGGATTATATTGGGGATGACCCACCATAAAACCCCCAAAACAtgagaagaaaaggaaattcCAACTATATGGCACTGAGGAACTCATCTTGACCCGTTAATTAACATTAACATTTAGTACAAAGCATTAGTTCTCAGCCCTTGAGCCATTTTTTCCCTATATCGAAAATGGAAGGGGCGTGGAAATTGCACAATATCAATGAatagaacatttttttaatgtacagTCTTTACATGACTAGGAATTCGGTAGGATATTTCTGCTCCGCATGTAACTTAAAAATTGAGTAGGTAATTCAGCTAAAAGTGCTTGAACTACTGAAATTTCTCCACCTGCAATAGGAAGAAGTTTACGGGAGATTTTTCAGTTAGAAGTCATTTGACAAAGTTATAATTTGCAAACTAATACCTACTTTGAACGTCACGGAATGGAACAAACTGGACTATATCACGTGAAGCAACGCGACCAGATGAACTTTCAAGCCTCTCTCCTTTGTCAGCATCCAAAATCTGTGACATTGAACAACAAAACTACATAAAGCTCTACGATGGTACACCGGACACAGCTCAATGCTTACATGCcaaaaattcatgattttgtgTGTAAAGAGCAACACGTTAGACTAAATACCTCCATTTCTTTGAAATCAGCTCCTCCTACGCCAACAATAAGGATTGATAATGGTAGATCAGATGCTTTAACGAGAGCATCTTTTGTTTCTTGGAGATCAGTCACTACTCCATCCTAGAAGGATGTCAAATAAGTTTCAGCACCAGCAGTGGAAAAGACAAGGTGATGCAAAATCTTAAAATGTTCTCAGGAGTCAGGATGGATGATTTTCTTATGTGTGGAACGCCAATGTAATGGTATGCCTCAGCTATGCATAACATTAATGAAACAAGCTAACCtatgctaaaaaaatataaaagaggaACTAGAGAAGCACTAGTCACATTAGGTAGGTACACTGAATgatgattttacaaaataggattCAAATGAAATGGGTTACAATGGAATTAATGTTCCCAATCCAATGTTGAAGCTTTCAAAATATGAAGTACCTCATGAACTTAGTCCACTTTAAATCACAAGTAAATGCACCTTTTCTCAGTTTACACACTTTATCACTTCAATGAATGAAATCGCCATTCCaccaactaaaattataactaatacACTTTCACATATAAGAAGGCAATAGTATTGAAACTCTTACTGTGATGATTAACAAAACAAAGTACTTTCTTCCACCATTTGCTACAGATTGGCTGGCAATCAGTGCAGCATTGCTTATGACAGGTCCAAAAAGAGTTGGTCCTGCAAGAGAAACATTAAGCAGGGCACTCGTGTATGCCATCATAATTCCTTGGATGCCTTCCACCTGCAAAAAGACAAACTTATTAAAGAACTATCTAAATATGACAACAAAAGCAAGATTTAACATTTTTACCTCACAGCAATGGCTGCTTCCATTCAGGTTGAAACAATGGGAGACAGGAGCATCAATTGGTCGTGCTCCAAATCCCCATGTAGGAAATCGCTTGTCTGAATCATAATACTGTAACACCTCCCCAACCTCTAAAACTGCCTAGAAAAAACATTCATACAACATGGATCAGTAAACAAATAAAGTTGTGAAATGTAAACCAAGAATCATTTCTCACCCTCTGGTATGCATTCGGCCGTCCTGAAGGATCAATATAATGCAAAGAATCTGGAAGGCGTGGATTTCCATTTGAAGCTGGTAAACAGGAGGTTAGTCCATAAGAATACATATCATCTTCATAATCCCATACATAACCAGCATGTTAGATACTTAGATGTAAGTGTAAAATATAACCAAGATTTTAAAATCAGATCATTGAACCGGTGAAGATAGTGGTTCAAGGTTCAATGATCTAACCATTGTTGAATaggtaataattaaataatatttaattttaatataatatattaaccaatattaaacataaaataatacaatattcatgaattcataatattaaaaaaggaaagcaaaacaaagaaaacattgAAAAACACTCCACTTATGGATAAATTCAGGTGGCTAGACTGAAATCCGACACTAGATATATAGGAGATTCAACCAAACTTTGACTAAACGGAACCTGAACTCGTAAAATCCAAATCTGAGATAGGAATAGAATAAGCAATTTTCAACTGAAAATAACATATCCCAAAACCCAAACAACTAAAAACAAATTCCCATGTTAGAAATACaataagcaaaaataattatcatttcacTCTCCATAACCTGATTATTTTATGCACATATTATACAGAAAAGTGCTGAAGACATCTGTTGCAAtccagaaaataatttattaggcACAATTGAAGATCTATGATATACCTGTAAAATCAATGGCCACCATGAAGTTCAATTCAAATCCCCCAGCCAAGTAATCCAGGAAACTATATTGGATACTCTCAGAAAATTTGTCCACAAATAACTGGCTTTTTAACACCTGTGTTGTAGTTAAACAtccaattaagaaaatataaaggaaattataattgaaatcaacttattttaatataataaaacctTGTTATGAGAATTATGACCCGCAGGAGCAGACGAAATAAAATTTTCTCCTTGGCCACCTGAATAAAGCTTCTCCAGCTCCACCAAAGATTTCTGCACTTTTCTGATAAAACAAGAATAAACAACCCTAATATGCATTTCATCCTAGAAATAGATTTAAGGGACAATAGGACAACAGCTGAAAAAAGTAACAGTTGATTACCCCATCAAATCATGTTTGCCATTGCTATTGAAGTTATAGCACTCTATAATCAAAGGACTTTcctgtataaaataaaaatgaaaatgaggtAGCTTCCACTATGTCAGCATGTCTATACCAGACTTCAAAAAAGCAACCCAAAAGAGAAGTTAAAGCAATGTTACGATATATGGGCAAACTTCCTGATGGTAACAATAAATGCACAATGACCCTTGCTGCAACGGTAAGGTTGCTGCACTCTGTCTATTACATGCATTGGACCACCTTTATGATAACAATATATGCACGCTTCCAGTGAACTATAGTCAGTATACTAATACCACTATACCAGCAGCATACCTTCATCACAAGTTAACATTAAACACCAATACTATCGATACTAGGCACTGAAATGAAGTGTAAAGCTAATTATTAAGATATAAAGCCCTTCATGGGCCTCTATCCAATAGCTTAAGCTTTTAGGAGAGTTAGTCATTGACATGGTATCAAAGCCTTTATGATTAACTGGTCAAGAATTCAATCCTTGGCACCCCATTCTTCTACATAAAAGTTGAATAACACATGGTAAAAGTAGAACTAAGCATTGTCCTGTTGGGGTCGAATTGCAAGGTATGGGACTTGAGTCCCACATTGTAAGTATGGGATTCTAGTGTGGGGTTTATAAGTCCTTGGGCTCTTCAACTACAATAGCTATCTTTTGTGATGTGATTCTCCTAATGTTTttatcaattggtatcagatcCTTCCGCCATGTCTATCGGCTACAAACATCTGACGTGAGTGGTATGCTGACATTGCAGTGTTCACTCGGCACTAATTAAAGGGCTAGTTCACAGCAAGCCAGCACGGGCGTCAGGGCTGTGGAGTGTGGTGGAAGTTTAGAGTCCAATTGCAAGGTATGGGACTTGAGACCCAC contains:
- the LOC100807801 gene encoding protein BONZAI 1; the encoded protein is MGNCCSDVAGGQSAIGGTAAGHLNPANAPNDAVDRFLRSRGYNGLFSQIELSFSASGLRDRDVLSKSDPMMVLYARGKNAALTELGRTEVILNSLNPTWITKHTLIYNFEVVQVLVFRVYDVDTQFHNIDVKMLKLEEQQYLGEATCALSEIITKFDRSMTLDLHRREDSIRSTQSQNCGKLLVHAEECVSSKTTIEMILRCSDLEYRDLFSRSDPFLLLSKVVEGGSHIPICKTEVIKNDHNPIWKPVFLNIQQVGSKESPLIIECYNFNSNGKHDLMGKVQKSLVELEKLYSGGQGENFISSAPAGHNSHNKVLKSQLFVDKFSESIQYSFLDYLAGGFELNFMVAIDFTASNGNPRLPDSLHYIDPSGRPNAYQRAVLEVGEVLQYYDSDKRFPTWGFGARPIDAPVSHCFNLNGSSHCCEVEGIQGIMMAYTSALLNVSLAGPTLFGPVISNAALIASQSVANGGRKYFVLLIITDGVVTDLQETKDALVKASDLPLSILIVGVGGADFKEMEILDADKGERLESSSGRVASRDIVQFVPFRDVQSGEISVVQALLAELPTQFLSYMRSRNILPNS